In Kordiimonas sp. SCSIO 12610, the sequence TGGCAACACATAATTGGCCGAAAATGTTATGAATTGACCATCTAATATTGATGTCGAATATATAGACCATGAAAGAACAGCAAACAAAAAAAGTGACTGCTGGCTATATCGAGCGAGCAGCGTTGCATTATTTAGGGCGGTTTTCCTCTTCTGAGGCGAATTTGCGCGAAGTCCTAAAGCGTAAAGTGCGGCGGCGAAATCAAAGAGCAAATGGTGATGTAGAACCTACAGCAGAGCAGCTTTCATGGATTGATGAGGTTGTCGAAAAATGTAAGCGGTATGATTATGTGAACGATCTTAGGTACGCGCTTGAGCGCGCTAAATCGTTATTAAGAAAAGGGAAACCGCTTCGCCTCATTAAGCAAGATTTATTCTATAAGGGCGTGAAAACTGATGATGTAAACAGTATTTTAGCGCAGTTGTCTTCAGAGAGAGAAGAGGGTGGGGGCTCAATTTCCGTAGATTTGATCGCTGCTGTTTCTTTTGTCAAGCGTCGTAGATTCGGAGCTTTCAGGCGTCCAATGTCAAAAGAAGATGTTGATGCAAAAATTCAAAAGGAATTGGCCTCTATGGCGCGAGGCGGGTTTTCATATGAGCTTTCGCAGAAAGTCCTCAATATGGAAGAAGAAGATATTCGGGAAATCTTAGCGTAAACCAAACTGTTCCAGCATTTCAGGCGTGTCCAGATCGATCAATAAACCAGGATCATCTATTTCGACTTCCAAAACATAGTCTTCGTTGTTTTTAATAATTTTTCGTCCGCCCTGGTCTGCCGATATATTCCTGATTTCGTAAAATTTGTCTCGGTTCCATAAAACTGGATTTCCTCTTTTGCCATGAAAAGTTGGGATAATAATTTGATATTCAGGGTTGGCGACCCCAGCCTTTATAAGTGTTGTTATCGATTGCGGTCGAACAAACGGCATATCACCAAGTGCAATCAGAACAAATTCAGTTTCCTCGCGAATGTGTTTGTTCGCGAGCTTCAGGCTTTCAGACATGCCTTCTGTATATTTCGCATTATAGCATATTTTAATCTTATCATTTGCTATAAGGGATTTGATCTTGTCGTGTTCGTGGCCTGTAACAAGGAGTATTTGATCCTCCTCAATCATGTCAGATTGAGTGAGGAGCGATAAGGTTCTTTCAAGAACGGACATAGTGCCCAGCGATGCCAACAATTTATTGCGCTGTGCCCTTGATGATTTTCCTGCGGCCAAAACGACAGTTGAAATGTTATTTTTGGTGTTGCTGAAAATATCGTCTCCTGACGAAGTTTTAAGGCGCGGGCTCGGTCGATTACGATCCTCTTTTAATAGTCCACCAAGTCCCATTGATTTGATGTCTTTGGCAGTTATTTGCAAGCCTGCGGCAAACCGAGCGAGAACCCAGTCAAACCCATTCAGTGCTGGTGATTTAGCGCAACTAGGTAAACCAATAACCATTTTCCCGTTGAGCGTACCAAGCATCAACAAATTGCCCGGATCGACAGGCATGCCTAGATGCTCAATAGTTCCGCCTGCCTCAATAAGCGCCGAGGGGATTATATCACGTCGGTCAGAAATCGCAGATATACCAGTCAGAAGGATAAGGTCTGTCTCAGAGCCCATAGCGGTTGATATGATTTTAGCGCTTAAGTCTTCAACGTTATGATCGCACCAATCAACCGACTTTAAGCACCCATGAGTGGTGTTTACACGATTCTCTATTATCGAAATTGCTTTTGGGGGTAGCGACCTGTCTGACGAGATAAGGGCGCAATTATAGGTGCGGAAAGGAGCGACGTTAAGCTTGTCAGTGACTAACGTGGCCTTGTTAAGCAAAGCTTTATCAACCGCGTAAGGGATTATCTTAACTGTTGCAATAAGCTGCCCTTCCTTGACAGGTTGAAAGTTTGCCAAAGTTGCTAGTGTGATGGCTTCGTCAATAAAATTGATATCCTCCATTGATGAGGAAAATTGAATCAGGCCGTCACATGTTGATTTAATATTGCATCTGCCACGCGTGCTTTTGTCCCTTCGCGTGTTCGCCCCTATAAGGTGGTCAGCGATGTTTGCTGCTGCGGAATTTTCATCGATGTCAAAGTTGTCGAGCTTGAAAACCTGAATTTTTTCGACTCCATCC encodes:
- a CDS encoding regulatory protein RecX, which produces MKEQQTKKVTAGYIERAALHYLGRFSSSEANLREVLKRKVRRRNQRANGDVEPTAEQLSWIDEVVEKCKRYDYVNDLRYALERAKSLLRKGKPLRLIKQDLFYKGVKTDDVNSILAQLSSEREEGGGSISVDLIAAVSFVKRRRFGAFRRPMSKEDVDAKIQKELASMARGGFSYELSQKVLNMEEEDIREILA
- a CDS encoding NTP transferase domain-containing protein; this translates as MKFEFRNIDDCQGWKLAHSITTSNKKVKKATEITAEHIRSLKSDGVEKIQVFKLDNFDIDENSAAANIADHLIGANTRRDKSTRGRCNIKSTCDGLIQFSSSMEDINFIDEAITLATLANFQPVKEGQLIATVKIIPYAVDKALLNKATLVTDKLNVAPFRTYNCALISSDRSLPPKAISIIENRVNTTHGCLKSVDWCDHNVEDLSAKIISTAMGSETDLILLTGISAISDRRDIIPSALIEAGGTIEHLGMPVDPGNLLMLGTLNGKMVIGLPSCAKSPALNGFDWVLARFAAGLQITAKDIKSMGLGGLLKEDRNRPSPRLKTSSGDDIFSNTKNNISTVVLAAGKSSRAQRNKLLASLGTMSVLERTLSLLTQSDMIEEDQILLVTGHEHDKIKSLIANDKIKICYNAKYTEGMSESLKLANKHIREETEFVLIALGDMPFVRPQSITTLIKAGVANPEYQIIIPTFHGKRGNPVLWNRDKFYEIRNISADQGGRKIIKNNEDYVLEVEIDDPGLLIDLDTPEMLEQFGLR